Below is a window of Leptospiraceae bacterium DNA.
AAATAAAATGCCTAGAGGAATGATTGCATCTGAAATCACTTTCATATCAATACTTGCAATGCCGGCAAAGATGAGCAATTCCATAAAGACGTTAGACGCTAGGTTTATGATTCCATTGTGAATTAAGTGTTGATGACGAATTAATTTTAAGAAAGTCTTTACTAAGACTCCACCGATAAGCGCGTAAACAAAGAGAGGAAGAGAAGGAACAAGTCTTTTTAAAATTGCAATGGGTGAAGTATCCGAAATATTTTCCAATAGAACTAAAATATTGTCTTTCATGAGAGAGCCAAGTAGAAAGGCACCAAAGATCAATGTTAGAGTAATGATAACTCTAACTGGATCAAGGTTGAATTTTTCATGCTCTTCTTCTTTGACGACACCACTTCCCCGCTCGCGCTTAATAATGATTATCCCGCCAACGATGCCAAGAATTAAGCCGACAGTCGCACTGAAAAGTCCATATTCCTGTCCATTGGGTAGACCATTGTCTAGAAATGTTTGATTCATAGCAACAGCAGTTCCATGTCCACCGGCAAAACCTGTTTCTAGAACTGAGGTAAAGGCTAATGGCAAATTAAAAAAAGGTTTGAATAAAAAAAGACAGAGTGTGAGCCCAACGACCATTTGCCCCACAATGGTTATCCAGACTAAAATGGTTTCGCCGAGAGATTCTTTGAACTCAGATGTTATTTGTTTGCCTTCGCTTCGCTCTAGAAATAGAGCAGCAAAGATTAAAGCAATGAAAATCGAAGGCCAACTTTTCCATGTGGTGTAGATAGGAAGAGTTTTCCATTCAGGAATTGCTGTGAATAAAGAAAGAACGATAAGAGAAGAGGAAAGAGAAACAGGGATTCTATATTTTTTTAGAACTCCAATTCTTTGCGTAATTACACTGGCGAGTCCAAGAATTACAATCGTCAAGAAAAAATGGGTCATGGCTCTTTCCACATACCTTTTTCTTTTATTAATTCAATTAGTTTTTCATCTGCTTGTTCACTTGGAATTCCTTTGGCTATTATCTCTTTGCCGTAATAAAGATGAACCTTACCCGGACCTGCTCCTACATAACCAAAATCTGCATCTGCCATTTCACCTGGTCCATTTACAATGCAACCCATGATGGCAATCTTAACACCTACAAGGTGACCGGTTGCTTTTTTGATTCGAGCCGTGGTCTCCTGTAAGTCAAACAGGGTTCTACCGCAAGAAGGACAGGATATGAATTCTGTTTTAGAAGTGCGAAGTCTAGTTGCTTGTAAAATATCAAAGCATAGGTTCAATACTTCGTTTGGATTTGTATTCTCTGCCACAAGGCGAAAGGCGTCTCCAATTCCATCTACAAAAACGCCACCTATGCCGACTGACGCACCGTAGAGAGCATCTTCTAGACTATCGAATTTACCGAAAAGTAAAATTGGAAATTCAGAGTTTTGTAAAAGAAAACCAAGCTTTCTATAATCTAGCAAGATTTCTTTCGTTTCTAAAGAGAAGATAATGTTTGTTAGCCGGTTCTCCTGCAAGACTTTTACAAGATCGGGAACGACGCTTAAGTCTTCGGCGAAAATTTTAAACTCACAGGTCTTTTGTCTGTCTTGAAAACTCTTTAGAAATAAAATAAAATTTTGAGAACGAAAATTGTAATGAAATGGATTGAATACAATTTTGTCAAACTGCAAAAGGGAATGAGAGTGCTCTAGAATGCGACTATCGAATTCACCTAGATTTGCAGAAAAAGGAATTTTTACTTTGCAAGCTTTTTTAAGTATTAAAAGCTTATTGAGTTCTTTCTCATTTTGCAAAAGGAAAGAAAAAATTTCGTGTTTTACGTTTTCATTTATTCTTGATTGATCTTCAACTAATTTTTCTAAGCTGTCACTGGTGGTAGTGTCAATATCAAGGGCTGTTTCTACTCGAATTGGAAATTTTTCGCCAATGCGTAAATCTCCAATTGGGACAGGAGAGCTGTAAAAGCGTTCGTATTGAAATGGATTTCGAAATTCTGAATAAGATGTATTATCCGCTACTGTGATTGCTGGCGGCACGGGAATTGATTTTTCTCGTTCTAATTGTTTTTTAAATAGAGTGTTGTATTTTTCTACAAGACGCTTTGCTACTGGAATTTCGTGCACTGCATCTTCCGTAAGAGAAACTCGGATAGTATCTCCAATTCCATCTTCGAGTAGAGATCCGATACCGATAGAAGACTTAATTCTTCCATCGGCTCCATTACCGGCTTCGGTTACTCCCAGGTGGAGGGGATAATCGATGTCATGCTCTAAAAATTTAGAGACTAATAATCTGTATGCCTCTACCATAATGATAGGGTTTGATGATTTCATAGAAACAATAATATCTTTGTAACCTTCAGATTCTGCGATTCGAATAAATTCTAAAGCGGACTCGCACATCCCGGCAGGCGTGTCGCCATATCGATTCATAATTCTATCCGAGAGAGAACCGTGATTAGTCCCAATACGCATCGCGACTCCCAATTCTTTGCAACGCTTGACTAGTGGGATAAATGTTTCTGCAATTCTACTAAGCTCTTCTTTGTATTCTGCGTCTGTGTATTCTCTTACCGCAAACTTCTTCTTATCCGCAAAGTTGCCCGGATTGATTCGCACCTTCTCAACGTACTCTACCACTTTGAGCGCGACTGTGGGAGTAAAATGAATATCAGCCACAAGGGGGGTTTTACAATTTACTTTTTTTAATTCGTTTCTTATATTGATTAAATTTTCTGCATCAGCCATGGAAGGCACAGTGAGGCGAACTATTTCGCATCCAGCATTTGTTAAATCCAAAATTTGTTTTACCGAAGACATTGTGTCTTGCGTATCTGACGTGGTCATAGATTGAATTCGAATTGGATTATGCCCCCCAATGCCCACGTCTCCCACTTTGACTTCTCTTGTTAATACTCTTTTATAGCTAAATGGGAAAATATTATATCGTAAATTCATAGTTTTACCATTTTGCTTATGGCTATTTTCGTAAAGTAAAAATATTCAAATAAAAAAAAGGATAAGATTGCTACTAGGCACAGAGACGCAGAGAAATTTCTAGAGAGTCTTGTTCAAAAAATATTGTTTGGTTTCGTTATTCAGGTTAATAATATTCAGTTACAACGTGATTTTTTTAAATAGATCTCTTTCACATGCTGCACATGAAAAAAAAATGGCACAATTCCATATTCCTCCGTGACTCTGTGCCTCCGTGGCAAAGAAGCTTTTTTAATTCTTGTCAGGAATTTAAGTTTGGAAATTCTATTAGCATTCGTATGAAAGCAAGTATAATTCTAATCGGTCTTACTAAAGTTCTAGTAAATCAAATCAAGAAAGAACTAAGTAAATGCACTGCAAAAAATTCATTTGATCTACTTTCCTTTGGAGATGCGCGAGAGGCTTTGAATCAGAAAGAAATGGATGCGAATATAATTGTTTGGCAAGAAGCAGAAGATGAAAATTCAATGGAAAGTTTCAATCAATTCAAGAAAAAATTCCCTGAGTCTATAACGATTTTGATTTCAAAGGGGAAAATCGAAACTATTATTCGAGAGATAAATGAGACCGGCTTATTTAGAATTGCCGCAGATCCTGTAAAAATTCCTGAAATCGTTAAATATATAGAAGAGGCAATTCACAAACAGCAAAGCTTACAAAATCAAAAAAAGAAAAATACAATTAATGATAAGGAAGCAATTCAAAAAGAATTATTGATAGCGCAAGAAATTCAAAAGAATTTATTGCCGATAGATTCACCTAAATGGAAGAACTTAGATGTTATATGCTTTAGTGAATCAGCCAAAAATGTCGGTGGAGATTTTTACACATACTACGGAATGCAAAATGATAGAACTCTTATCAGTAAACACCTAGTAACCGTCGGTGACGTTTCGGGCAAAGGGATCTCAGCCGCTCTTCTTATGGCGACTTGCATTTCGCATATTGATAATACGATGAAGCTAAATTTAAAACTTCCAGAAAGAATGGCTTATCTTGATAAACTGCTAGTTCCCTTTACAAAACCACAAAAACAAAACTGTGCTCTTTGCATGGTTGAACTAGTAGGGGTTAACACAAATCATGCGTTCGTTAAGGTTGTAAATGCCGCTTGTATTCCTCCCTATATTAAAAGAAAAAATGGAAACGTAGAATGGATTTCAGCAAAAGGATTCGCACTCGGGCAGGGAATTGGCTCGCAGTTTGGTTACAAAGAAGCGACAGTCGGAATCGAGAAGGGGGATATGATTATTCTAGTGAGCGATGGAATCATTGAAGCAAATAATTCTAAAAATGAACTGTTTGGATTTGAGTCGTTTAAACAAGTCTTAGATTCAGGCTCAGTCAATTCATCGAAGGAAATGCTAAATCATATTCTAAAAAATATTTCTGAGTTTACTCGAGATTATGAACAACACGATGACATGACAATCGTTGTAATACGTTATCACTGATATGTGATTCCTTATTTAGCTCGGTATTTTTAAGCTAAGAATTTTTAACCACGAAGAGCACGAAGTTCACGAAGGATTAAGCTTTATCCATTTATTTTTAGGTTGCAGAAAAAAAATAATAAATAGAAACTGAAACTATTCGAGGTGAAGTATGAAATCTACTACTAAATATATTTTAATAAGCGCAATACTCTTATTAGCCGTTATGCCTATTCGCAAAGTTCTTGCCTTTTGTGGATTCTATGTGGCAAAAGCCGATGCAAGTCTTTATAATCAAGCGTCCCGCGTTGTTGTTGTGCATAATGACGATAAGACGGTGATTAGTATGATGAATGACTATCAGGGAGAGTTAAAAGACTTTGCGCTTGTAGTTCCTGTTCCCACGATTCTAGAAAAAGATCAGATTCATGTGGGAGACAGTAAAATCATTGATCACTTAGATGCATACAGCGCTCCTCGACTTGTAGAATACTTTGATCCCGATCCCTGTCATGTGTATGAAGAAGAAAAAAGTATGATGGATGTATTTCGAAAAAAAGAGATGACTGTTCCAACCTCTTCTGCGACGGGAGGTAAAAAAGATTTGGGAGTAACTGTAGAAGCTTCTTACACAATTGGAGAATACGATATACAGATATTATCCGCAAAGTATTCAGACGGACTTGAAACCTGGCTTAACCAAAACGGATACAAAATTCCAAAAGGAGCAAAGGAAGCACTTAAGCCCTATATCAATCAAAAACTAAAATTCTTCGTAGCAAAAGTAAATCTAAAGAGCATGGCTCAGGGGCTAACGTTTCTTCGCCCCTTACAGTTTGCTTACGAGTCTCCCAAGTTCATGCTTCCAATTCGTCTGGGAATGCTAAACGCAAAAGGAGAGCAAGATTTATTAATCTATATGCTTTCTAAAAACGGTCGTGTAGAAACAACGAATTACCGCACAGTCAAACTTCCAAGTGACTTAGAAGTTCCTGAATTTGTAAAATCAGATTTTGCAAATTTTTATAAATCTATGTTCGTAGAGCAAGCTAGAAAAGAAAATCATCGTGTAGTGTTTACTGAATACTTTTGGAATATGTCCTGGTGTGATCCATGCGCGGCAGAGCCACTTTCTAATAACGAATTACAGCAATTAGGCGTATTTTGGATTGGGGATAATCAAAATCAGCCGAAACAAAATTGGAACGGTGCTCCACCACAGGTTATGGTAACCCGTCTTCATATCCGCTATAACAATGAAACATTTCCAGAAGATTTAGTATTCCAAGAAACCAAGGATCAACAAAATTTCCAGGGTCGCTATATCATCCAACATCCATGGAAAGGAAATCCAAACCAGTGCTCCAAGGCAAAGGAATATTTTATCCAGCTTCGAGGCAGAGAAGAAAAGCGCGCTGAGAATTACAGAATGTTAACCGGTCTCGAACTCGGTGAGATCAAATCCAGAATGAACTTGAAAGACGAGCCTAAGGAAGAAAAATTATGGTGGAAGAAGATTTGGAAGTAAAATAGCTAACTTTCCGCCCCCCGCTCTGAAGGAGCGGTCTAGCAGACCTCACCACCTGCCGCCTGATGGCTAACGGTGGTTCGTCGGTGGAAGAAAATTTGGAAGTAAAAGTTTGTTAGCCACAGAGGCACAGAGAGAAAAAAGTTGAATCTGTCATCATATGTTAAAAGAGGTTTTCTTTTTAAGATAGTAAAAAATAAACTTAACAAGAGAGGGGAGGAGAATAAACCGAGTCCGTGTCATTGGTCAGAAAGACCGACGGGAATGCAGGTTCACCAACCCTAAATTAAAACTCTGGACAGTTCAGTAGGCTTCGAGCCTGTATGCGTGATGATAGAGTCTAATTTTTTCTCTCCTGCTAAGCCGTCTTTTGGGTAATTTCCGTTATTCAAAGGACGAAATTTTTACAAGAAAAATTTTAATAGAGGTGATAACGATGAGATACATTGGGATTGATGTGGCAAAGGTACTTTTGACGTAGCGTTTCCTTCTTCTAATTCAAATTACAAAGTCGTCCAGTTTGTAAATAATGAAGAAGGTGTGAAAAGTTTATCAAAAGTTAAAACAAGATGATAGAAGTGTATTAGAGGCAACGGGCTCTTATTCAACACTGCTAACCAAAAGAATCATGGAATCTGGTTTGAGGTTTCTGTTGTTAACCCCTTACAGACAAAATATTTTTCTAAGATGACATTGAGAAGAACGAAGACAGATGCGTCAGACGGAGATGATTGCAGAGTATGGCTTGAAGATGTCTCCGGAGCCTGAAAAACCTACTCCAGATTACATTGACGATAGCGTCAACGTAGAGCAGTTCTAAGTCAACTTAAAGAAACTGTAGTTCGATTTAAAAATCAATTCATGCATGAAAGCGAGTGCGTCCTGATAAGACTTCAATTAAATTTATCGAGAAACAATTGCGAATTTGCAAAAGCAGATTGATGAATTAGAAAAAATATGCAAGAGGTAGTAAAAGAAAAGCAAGTAAGTCTTTGAAAGTTTAGTAAGTATTCCCGGCATAGGAAAGTTATCCGCTATTGAATTAATAGCAATCACTTCGAATTTCGAAAACTTTACGAATTACAAGCAGTTATCCGCATACGTTGGATTATGCCCTCGTATTTCTGAATCGGGAACAAGTGTAAAGGGAAAAGTTCATTATCTAAAATGGGTATGAGTTCCACGCGGCAACTATTGTATATGTGCTCTATGGCTGCTATCAAATGTAATAAATCGTGTAGGAAATGTTTAAAAGACTAATAGAGAATGGTAAGCATCGAATGGTTTGCCTTAATGGCTGTCGCGAACAAACTAGTAAAGATTGCTTTCACAATCGTAAAAAAAGGCGAACTGTATGATGATAAAAAAGTATGTTTTTCTTGACTTTTTTATCACAGTTCATTCCCGAAATTTTCTGTCGGGAATCTCAACATCTTGAGACCCCCAACAGAAAATTTTGGGGGTAACGGGATAGTAGTTATTTTTTCTTAGCCTCCACCTCAATCACAAATCCTTTTTCGTATTTATACCCGAGAGCGGCTAATCGCTCTTCTGCTTTAATCTTCCAATCTCCTTCTTTTTGGTTATTGATAAAGTCGCGGAGGAATTTTATTTCTGCGTATTTGGGTTCTACTTGTTGGGCAAAATAATAGGATTCGGCTAAATAACTTAGAACATTCCTTTTAATAGAATCTTCACCTGGAATAAAGATAGGTTTAAATCCCCCTTTTCTTATTTCTTTATTGTGCTGATAACAACCAATTTCATTTTCAGATGCTTTCTTAAAATCCATTTGTTGAATTCCGAGGAATTGAATATTTGTTGATGTTATTTGTATTGGAAATTTTTTAAAACTCTCATAAATATCAAAAGGACAAGTTATGGTTTTAATACAATTCTTTCCGCAAGAATCTATATATGTCAGACTTTCAATCGCATATTTTTTATTTGAATCAGGTATTAAAACTCTATAAAATAGATTTAAGTTAACTTTCCTTGTCTGGGAAGAATCATTCTCCTCATTGATAACTAGCTTATTCGAAAAGCTAGCTGTTCGATCAACATCATTGACAGACGTTACTTCTACAATATTTAAAAAATTACGGGCTGCTCGTTGTTCAAAGGTAAGCTTTTTAAGAAGATCAGATCCTTTAAAAACTCTATAAATCCCAAATGCGACTACTCCTTGTTTGGCGCTTTCTTCAGGTGTTGCTGGATCAGCAAGTCTTACATCTTTTGCGGTGCAATCGAGAAGGAAAATAAAAATTGAAAGGAAGCAAATTGTTCTTAGTTGTAAATGCATTTTGAATTTCCTATAAATTGGTTAGCTTAAAAAAAATTTCTAAAATATCTACAGAAAATACTAGAAGAAAATTTGTTTCTAGTCTATTTTAAAAAGTTTTTATTGTGTTGATTTATTTAAGATTGTTTTAGAATCTCATTACATGGACTATATACTGATTCTATTTAATCGTTGCGCAAACTTTTATAGAAAAGTGAATCAGTATAGACCATTTCGGCTTATTAGAAGTGGTAAGGTGCAATTCTTTTTGAGAAATGGTATAAAGCAACTTGAAATATTAAAGGAAAAACAATTACTTTAGAAACTGAGATTCCGATTCACAGTAAACATTTTTACTTATGAAACTATTTAAAATTCTACTCTTCTTCTCCCTCTCCCTACATGCACAAGCATTCACCGTCGGTGAAGTTTTAAAATACGAAATCAATCTCTGGAAGATGACCGTTGGATATTCTACGATGTCGGTGAGCGGCAAAACGGTAGTAAACGGAGAAGAGTGTTTGGTGTTTGAAACGAACGCTGTGGGGACACCCTGGATTAACCGCTTCTTTAAAGTGGATGATCGGATTAAAAGCATTTGGAATGTGCAAAGGAAACTTCCTGTTTACAGCGAAAAGAAATTACACGAAGGATTTTATAAGCGAAATCATTCTGTGTTGTTTGACTTAAATAAGAAAACAGCCCACTGGGAACAAAATCAATATTCGGGTAATACAGATAAGGCGGGCGTTAAGCGTGATGGGGCAAAGTGGGTGGAGAAAGAAGGGGACTTCGCAAATTTGCCGAATGAATTTCAAGATATTCTTTCAGCGATTTATTTTCAAAGAGAATACAAATCAGAAGTAGAAATTGGAAAATCATTTTCAATAGCTCTCTTTGATGATTTAAAACTTACAGAAATGAAGATCCAAATTCTAAGAGAAGAAAAACTAGAAGTAACTATTAACGGAGTTGAAAAAGAAATTAATACTGTGGTTGTTCAGCCATTTATTAAAACGACAGGAATTTTTCGATCGAAAGGAAATATTTACATTTGGATTTCCAATGATGAAAAAAGAATGCCTATTAAGATTACTGCCGATTTGCCGCTAGCTGGTCATGTGACTGTGATATTGAAAGAAGTTTTGCCACCGAGTTACTGAGACACAGAGAGTGAGAAGAATATTGTTATGCTTCGAATCGGCTTTGAACAGTCGCTGTATAATGCTGTGAAGTTAAGAAATATACAGTCATTTCGAACATCGCTATTCGGTTGGATTTGTGACTATGCTAATGAAGAGATGGAGAAATCCATTCTTCTTAGAACAATAGTATTAAGCAAAATAGACCTCTCACGAACATCACAGCAGTAGTCGCGTCTTTCATCTTCGTATGTTCGAGGTGACCGTTTAAAAGCTTCTTTCTCTGTGTCTCCGTGTCTCTGTGGCAAATAATCATTTTGCGAACATCTTCTTCAAATACTGGCCAGTGTAAGACTTTGCAACCTTCGCGATTTGTTCTGGTGTGCCTGTGGCAATTACTTCGCCACCACCGTCGCCACCTTCGGGTCCCATATCAACGATGTAGTCTGCGCATTTGATTACGTCCAAGTTATGCTCGATTACGACCATCGAATTTCCCCGGTCGACTAATGACTGTAATACGCTCATGAGTTTTTTTACATCGTCGAAATGTAAGCCCGTAGTTGGCTCGTCTAAGATATACAACGTTTTGCCGGTAGGGCGTTTAGAAAGTTCAGTTGCGAGTTTAATTCGCTGTGCTTCGCCGCCAGAAAAGGTAGTTGCCGCTTGACCGAGCTTGATATAATCTAAGCCTACTTCTTTAAGAGTATCTAATTTCCGTTTGACGATAGGGATGTTTTCAAAAAAAACAGAGCCTTCCTCGATTGTCATTTCCAAGACTTCGTAGATATTTTTTCCTTTGAATTTGACTTCGAGGGTTTCTTTGTTATACCGCTTG
It encodes the following:
- a CDS encoding DUF3108 domain-containing protein, which codes for MKLFKILLFFSLSLHAQAFTVGEVLKYEINLWKMTVGYSTMSVSGKTVVNGEECLVFETNAVGTPWINRFFKVDDRIKSIWNVQRKLPVYSEKKLHEGFYKRNHSVLFDLNKKTAHWEQNQYSGNTDKAGVKRDGAKWVEKEGDFANLPNEFQDILSAIYFQREYKSEVEIGKSFSIALFDDLKLTEMKIQILREEKLEVTINGVEKEINTVVVQPFIKTTGIFRSKGNIYIWISNDEKRMPIKITADLPLAGHVTVILKEVLPPSY
- a CDS encoding SpoIIE family protein phosphatase, producing MKKKWHNSIFLRDSVPPWQRSFFNSCQEFKFGNSISIRMKASIILIGLTKVLVNQIKKELSKCTAKNSFDLLSFGDAREALNQKEMDANIIVWQEAEDENSMESFNQFKKKFPESITILISKGKIETIIREINETGLFRIAADPVKIPEIVKYIEEAIHKQQSLQNQKKKNTINDKEAIQKELLIAQEIQKNLLPIDSPKWKNLDVICFSESAKNVGGDFYTYYGMQNDRTLISKHLVTVGDVSGKGISAALLMATCISHIDNTMKLNLKLPERMAYLDKLLVPFTKPQKQNCALCMVELVGVNTNHAFVKVVNAACIPPYIKRKNGNVEWISAKGFALGQGIGSQFGYKEATVGIEKGDMIILVSDGIIEANNSKNELFGFESFKQVLDSGSVNSSKEMLNHILKNISEFTRDYEQHDDMTIVVIRYH
- a CDS encoding DUF2330 domain-containing protein → MKSTTKYILISAILLLAVMPIRKVLAFCGFYVAKADASLYNQASRVVVVHNDDKTVISMMNDYQGELKDFALVVPVPTILEKDQIHVGDSKIIDHLDAYSAPRLVEYFDPDPCHVYEEEKSMMDVFRKKEMTVPTSSATGGKKDLGVTVEASYTIGEYDIQILSAKYSDGLETWLNQNGYKIPKGAKEALKPYINQKLKFFVAKVNLKSMAQGLTFLRPLQFAYESPKFMLPIRLGMLNAKGEQDLLIYMLSKNGRVETTNYRTVKLPSDLEVPEFVKSDFANFYKSMFVEQARKENHRVVFTEYFWNMSWCDPCAAEPLSNNELQQLGVFWIGDNQNQPKQNWNGAPPQVMVTRLHIRYNNETFPEDLVFQETKDQQNFQGRYIIQHPWKGNPNQCSKAKEYFIQLRGREEKRAENYRMLTGLELGEIKSRMNLKDEPKEEKLWWKKIWK
- a CDS encoding IS110 family transposase, translated to MPGIGKLSAIELIAITSNFENFTNYKQLSAYVGLCPRISESGTSVKGKVHYLKWV
- the ispG gene encoding (E)-4-hydroxy-3-methylbut-2-enyl-diphosphate synthase; this encodes MNLRYNIFPFSYKRVLTREVKVGDVGIGGHNPIRIQSMTTSDTQDTMSSVKQILDLTNAGCEIVRLTVPSMADAENLINIRNELKKVNCKTPLVADIHFTPTVALKVVEYVEKVRINPGNFADKKKFAVREYTDAEYKEELSRIAETFIPLVKRCKELGVAMRIGTNHGSLSDRIMNRYGDTPAGMCESALEFIRIAESEGYKDIIVSMKSSNPIIMVEAYRLLVSKFLEHDIDYPLHLGVTEAGNGADGRIKSSIGIGSLLEDGIGDTIRVSLTEDAVHEIPVAKRLVEKYNTLFKKQLEREKSIPVPPAITVADNTSYSEFRNPFQYERFYSSPVPIGDLRIGEKFPIRVETALDIDTTTSDSLEKLVEDQSRINENVKHEIFSFLLQNEKELNKLLILKKACKVKIPFSANLGEFDSRILEHSHSLLQFDKIVFNPFHYNFRSQNFILFLKSFQDRQKTCEFKIFAEDLSVVPDLVKVLQENRLTNIIFSLETKEILLDYRKLGFLLQNSEFPILLFGKFDSLEDALYGASVGIGGVFVDGIGDAFRLVAENTNPNEVLNLCFDILQATRLRTSKTEFISCPSCGRTLFDLQETTARIKKATGHLVGVKIAIMGCIVNGPGEMADADFGYVGAGPGKVHLYYGKEIIAKGIPSEQADEKLIELIKEKGMWKEP